From one Paenibacillus sp. FSL K6-1330 genomic stretch:
- a CDS encoding iron-hydroxamate ABC transporter substrate-binding protein, giving the protein MYSKHSKTTPTKKLLIPFIALLLILSACSSKPAETSSNHTGTAETPKTEQSEAPSGTITYGSENGPVEVPANPQRVIVLSSYVGDLLALGVNMVGVDSWSKANPAFADKIKDAEEVTDESLEKIIELDPDLIIGLSNIKNVDKLKEIAPTVTFTYGKVDYLTQHLEIGKLVNKEKEAQAWIDDFKQRAQKAGDEIRAKIGEDATVSVIESFDKQLYVYGDNWGRGTEILYQEMKLKMPEKVKEMALKDGYYAISAEVLPEYAGDYVILSKFADAETSFQQTETYKQIPAVKNGHVFEADGNRIYFNDATTLEYQLEFITEHFLGK; this is encoded by the coding sequence ATGTACTCAAAACACAGCAAAACGACACCTACGAAGAAACTACTCATCCCGTTTATAGCGCTGCTGCTCATTCTTAGTGCTTGCAGCAGCAAGCCTGCGGAGACAAGCAGCAACCATACAGGAACGGCCGAAACACCTAAAACGGAACAAAGCGAAGCCCCATCCGGGACCATTACATACGGGTCCGAGAACGGACCCGTTGAGGTGCCTGCCAATCCGCAGCGCGTCATTGTGTTGTCCTCCTACGTAGGCGACCTGCTTGCACTCGGCGTCAACATGGTGGGCGTGGATTCCTGGTCCAAGGCCAATCCCGCATTTGCGGACAAAATCAAGGATGCCGAAGAAGTGACGGATGAAAGCCTGGAAAAAATCATCGAACTGGATCCCGACCTCATCATCGGCCTGTCCAATATCAAGAACGTGGATAAGCTGAAAGAGATTGCCCCAACCGTTACCTTCACCTACGGTAAAGTTGATTATCTGACGCAGCATCTTGAAATCGGCAAGCTGGTGAACAAAGAAAAAGAAGCCCAGGCCTGGATCGACGATTTCAAGCAGCGGGCGCAAAAAGCCGGCGATGAAATTCGCGCGAAGATCGGCGAAGACGCAACCGTGTCCGTGATCGAGAGCTTTGATAAGCAGCTTTATGTATATGGCGATAATTGGGGCCGCGGTACCGAAATCCTGTATCAGGAAATGAAGCTGAAAATGCCGGAAAAAGTGAAAGAAATGGCATTAAAGGACGGCTATTATGCTATTTCCGCAGAAGTGCTGCCGGAGTATGCCGGTGACTATGTTATTCTGAGCAAATTTGCCGATGCCGAAACGTCCTTCCAGCAAACCGAGACGTATAAGCAAATCCCGGCGGTGAAGAATGGCCACGTATTCGAAGCGGACGGAAACCGGATTTATTTTAATGATGCCACCACGCTGGAGTACCAGCTGGAGTTCATTACGGAACATTTTCTGGGCAAATAG
- a CDS encoding ABC transporter ATP-binding protein, giving the protein MIRLSTDRISVGYGENLILNRLNVDIPDKRITTIIGPNGCGKSTLLKAVTRIIPYQSGAAILDGEEIAKMNTKLLAKKLAILPQTPEGPGGLTVGELVSYGRYPHQRGFGRLTKQDMEVIDWALEVTGTQDYKYRSVDALSGGQRQRVWIAMALAQETEMIFLDEPTTYLDMAHQLEILELLEKLNIEQERTIVMVLHDLNQAARFADYIIAMKDGDIIQAGDPEAVISHDVLKKVFHIDAEIGRDPRTAKPICITYNLLKGEKEDVLKTQQNDTYEETTHPVYSAAAHS; this is encoded by the coding sequence ATGATTCGCCTAAGTACAGATCGAATAAGCGTCGGTTACGGCGAGAATCTGATATTGAATCGTCTTAATGTAGATATTCCCGATAAAAGAATCACAACCATTATTGGGCCTAACGGCTGCGGCAAATCCACTCTTTTGAAGGCTGTTACCCGCATTATTCCTTACCAGTCCGGCGCTGCCATTCTGGATGGAGAAGAAATCGCTAAGATGAACACCAAGCTGCTGGCGAAAAAGCTGGCCATTCTGCCCCAAACGCCGGAAGGACCCGGCGGTTTGACGGTTGGCGAGCTTGTCTCCTATGGCCGATATCCTCATCAACGCGGTTTTGGCCGCTTGACCAAGCAGGATATGGAAGTGATTGACTGGGCGCTGGAGGTTACCGGAACCCAGGATTACAAATATCGCTCGGTGGATGCTCTGTCCGGCGGACAAAGGCAGCGGGTGTGGATTGCGATGGCACTTGCTCAGGAGACCGAAATGATCTTCCTCGACGAACCAACCACGTACCTGGACATGGCGCATCAGCTTGAGATCCTGGAACTGCTGGAGAAGCTTAATATCGAGCAGGAGCGTACCATTGTTATGGTTCTGCATGATTTAAACCAAGCCGCCAGATTCGCGGATTACATTATCGCGATGAAGGATGGAGATATCATTCAGGCCGGAGATCCGGAAGCCGTCATCTCACATGACGTATTAAAGAAAGTATTCCATATCGATGCAGAGATCGGCCGCGATCCACGCACGGCAAAACCGATCTGTATCACATACAATCTTTTAAAAGGGGAAAAAGAGGATGTACTCAAAACACAGCAAAACGACACCTACGAAGAAACTACTCATCCCGTTTATAGCGCTGCTGCTCATTCTTAG